The following are encoded in a window of Gossypium raimondii isolate GPD5lz chromosome 13, ASM2569854v1, whole genome shotgun sequence genomic DNA:
- the LOC105783531 gene encoding mRNA cap guanine-N7 methyltransferase 2-like has protein sequence MENSSSSSELQKLIEAIKISEVCDLYCGGGADAEKYSLSYLFVKREKNILDNLETLLQEKDIQADLVCCLQHLQLRFETEDKAKETSK, from the exons ATGGAGAACTCAAGTTCCAGCAGTGAATTGCAGAAGCTCATAGAagccataaaaatttcagag gtTTGCGACTTGTATTGCGGCGGCGGAGCTGATGCAGAAAAATATTCTctaagttatttatttgtgaaaagagagaaaaatattcTG GATAATTTGGAAACCCTATTGCAAGAGAAGGACATTCAGGCTGATCTAGTCTGTTGCTTGCAGCATTTGCAG TTAAGATTTGAAACTGAAGACAAAGCAAAGGAGACTTCTAAGTAA